One Littorina saxatilis isolate snail1 linkage group LG11, US_GU_Lsax_2.0, whole genome shotgun sequence genomic window, TGATTGCTGTAATTTGGGCCAAATACGCCAAACCGTCTCAgcgaaaatcacatttgatcattttgtttggatcatacctcgtatcACATTTTAATTTTTTCTGCACCACCCCTAAAATTTCAGGGATTAAATTGCTTTTCTTCAGTGGGATCCCTGAACATGACAGTTGCCAAAATAGCCAATTTTCTTTCAGGAGTGTCTACTGCCATTTAGTGTATTGTGAGACCTTATCAGTAGACTTGACAGAAAGACACCTTTTATAACTTGACAGACTTACACAGTGTAATTAATGGATATTGGCAGCATGAGTCTCAGTGTAATTAGATTTATCAATTTACTTTAAAGTTCTAAAAAGAACTGACTGATAAGCTTGCAATATCTTATGACtagattccccccccccccccccccccccccccattgtaacactttctaccccacttATGTTGACCAAGTATTTTTTCCGCCAAGACTAGTTCAGTATGTagttgtgctgcagcaggtcactcagaatagtagtaactgtgtagcaacacgctggaatgcaggcgttggatcgacgttacaggaagcgactgaagctaacagccTGAGCTGATATATCCGTAcgtggtcagatagagccatatatatgtgtgggtacggatatatatccgtacctgggagacaatgagatAAGACActcaaaatctgagaaaatcatgtctcTAAGTTTGAAAGGAGGAATTAAGTCTTAAAATCGGGATCAATtttcagaggttatgaacagaaagtctgagaattTAACAATGTCTTATTCTTGAAAGGGAAGGGGTCTTCTATCGGAGGGTCTTATTTTagtttaaaataaattaaagggaggttccaccgTACTATTAATATCAGgcaaaaaaaacacattcagagtTCCCTGTCCCAACCTATTTTTTACCACAAACTCTAGAATTTGTTTGTACCcttcaacacaaaaacaaaagcaaaaacacttgattttgcagacttttcaaaaaaaaaacTAGTCTTTTCGGACAGCTACATTACTCAGATTGCACGAGTTCCAGTCAGTTAAAAGCCACATGCTTCTgggtaaaaaaatttaaaaaaaagacctTCAACAAAAAAAACTAACTGAACTACCTCATTTTTTTGTCATGTCATCAGGAAAACTTCTTTTTATTGTGTGTGCCTTATAATAACATAAGAGTTAAAAAATCAgaacttttgtttaaaaatgaggaaaaaaaagggtaggcgattttggtgtgtttttttttttttttttttttttaggtgggGGAGGGGTATAGAAAGATTAATCCATTGATAGGACAAACAAGTTTTTATACAACAGACAAGATGAACACTTAGCTTTGGATGTCAGGTTTGCTCCTTCAAAAAGGGCAGCAATTTATCAAAGTGACCTATTAATTAGTTTGTGTTCGGAgtctgtttttgagtcacttgagaaaaagtgactctatgtaatcggtcagtgttagtctgtccggccggccggccgtccgtagacaccaccttaacgttggacttttctcggaaactatcaaagcgattgggctcatattttgtttagtcgtgacctccaatgacctctacactttaacgatggtttcgttgacctttgacctttttcaaggtcacaggtcagcgtcaaaggaaaaattagacattttatatcttttctcggaaactatcaaagcgatcgggctcatattttgtttagtcgtgacctccaatgacctctacactttaacgatggtttcgttgacctttgacctttttcaaggtcacaggtcagcgtcaaaggaaaaattagacattttatatctttgacaaagttcatcggatgtgattgaaactttgtaggattattctttacatcaaagtatttacatctgtagccttttacgaacgttatcagaaaaacaagggagataactagccttttctgttcggcaacacacaacttaacgttgggcttttctcggaaactataaaagtgaccgggctcaaattttatgtgaacgtgactcattgtgttgtgaatagcaatttcttcctgtccatctgatgcctcatataatattcagaactgcgaaagtgactcgatcgagcgtttgctcttcttgttagaattttgtttaaaatgtattgTTGATGCACTACAGGCTGAAGTGACAGGATGGCACGAGGACAGCAGAAGATCCAGTCGCAGGCCAAGGCCAAAGAGAAAGCGGCCGGCAAGGGGAAAGGCCACAACTTACATGAGCACAAAAAAGCCGCCGCCAAAGCTCTGACACATGTGTGTCCGGTATGCAAGGtctgtatatctatatatatcagacctgtttaccccctcaaatgaaaatcaggaatgc contains:
- the LOC138980027 gene encoding zinc finger protein 706-like produces the protein MARGQQKIQSQAKAKEKAAGKGKGHNLHEHKKAAAKALTHVCPVCKAQMPDPKTFKQHFENKHPKEPMPEDLKDV